CGATGCGCGGAAAGCGCTGGAACAGGCGGCCGACCGGCTGCATGCGCATGCCGAGCACCGCGTTCTGCAGCGCATCGGCCACGCGATCGAGTTCGGTGGCGGCGAGTTCCAGTGTTTCGTCGCCCTGCTTGGCCGCCAGGCTCAGCAGGCGATTGCGCACCAACACGAGTTCACCGGCACGATGCACCAGCGCATCGAGGCGCGCGGTATCCACGCGTACGGTATTTTCCGGCGCGGGCGCCGCGGCCTTGGCGGCAGCGGCAGGAGCCGGCGCGGGCGCGGCAACCGGCGCAGGAGCTGGCGCGGGCGCCTGCGTGCCGGGCACGCCGCCCTTGCCATGAAGATTGTCGAGCAGCGATTCGAACTCGTCGTCCGAAATCGAACCGGCCGGCGTGGCCGCCACCGATGCATCCACCGCACCGGGCATGCCGCCCTTGCCGTGCAGGTTGTCCAGCAGCGCTTCGAATTCGTCGTCGCTGATGCTGCCCGACTCGGGTGCAGCCGCCGGCACGCCCGGTGACCCGCCGGTGCCGTACAGGCTGTCCAGCAGGGCCTCGAATTCCGAATCGTCAATGGTGCCGTCGCTCGGTGGCGGCGCCACCGGCGGGGCGACCGGCTTGGGTGCCGCAGCCGGCTTGGGCGCCGCGGCACCCGGCGTCAGCCGCTGCAGCAGCGCCGGCGGCGGCATGGCCATCGACTCGCCGGCGGCCAGGGCCGCCATCATGTCGTTGAGCAGGTCCAACGCTTCCAGCAGCGCGTCCATGCGGTTGGCATCGAGCAGCAATTGCCCGTTGCGCGCCACGTTGAGCAGGTCTTCGGCGTGATGGCACAACTGCACCATCGGTTCGATGGCGAGAAAGCCCGCGCCGCCCTTCACCGTGTGGAACGCGCGGAACACGGCGTTCAACAGATCGGCGTCACGCGGCGCGCTTTCCAGCCCGACCAACTGCTCACCCAGGCGCTGCACAAGCTCCCCGGCTTCCACCAGGAAATCGTTGCGCAACTCGCTGTCCAGCGTGGGATCCATCATTAATCTGCCTTTGAAACCTTTCCATGCGCCCGGTTCTGCCCCACCGTCATTCCCGCGGAGGCGGGAATCCAGTGACGTTCACACCAGCGCGAAGGCGCTGAATCCCCGCTTCCGCGGGGATGACGGTGAGGAACCAAGCACCATACCGAGGCCATGATTGGGCGCTTAGAAACCGAATTCGCTCAACAGGCGATCTGCCTCGTCCTGGCTGGTGACCTTCACCGGGCCCGCGGCGGCTTCGCCCGAAGCCAGCGCGCCGGTCAGGCTCACCAGTTCCAGCAGCGAGTTCTCCACGCTGCCGATGAAGTTCACGACCTTCTTGATGCGCTGGCCAGACAGGTCCTGCCACGACTGCGCCACCACGAATTCGGCCATGCCTTCGCGATGCTCGTTGGCAAACGTCTGCGCCTGCTTCGCCAGTGTCAGCACCGTGTCGCCATCGGCACTGCCGTCGATCACGCGGGCGGCGCTGTCGGCCAGCGCGTCGGCCTGCGGACGCATGCGCTCGGCGAAATCCAGCGTGCCGTGTGCGGCCTGCGAGCTCATTTCGAGCACTTCTTCCAGATGCTGGCGCGCATCAGCCACGCTGCCCGGCACGCCTTCCTGGGCCAGGTCGCCACCGAGGCGACGCACGGCATCGTGCAGGTCACGGGCCAGCAGGCCCAGCGCGCGGAACATGCGCTGTTCACGCTGGCGCACCAGCACGTCGAGCGCCTGCTCGAAGGCGACGCCGTCGGAGCTGTTCAGCAGGTCATGCAGTTCCTGCGGCATGGCTTCTCCCGCCATCAGGGACACTTGTGCGTTCATGCGCTCGCTCCGCTGGCGGCCAGGCGTTCAAAAATCTTGCCGAGTTTTTCCTGCAGGGTGACGGCGGTGAACGGCTTGACGATGTAGCCATTCACGCCGGCCTGTGCGGCGGCGATGATCTGGTCGCGATTGTTTTCCGCGGTGACCATGAGCACCGGCATGCCCTTCAGCGTGGGCTCGGCACGGATGGCGCGCAGCAGATCGATGCCCGTCATGTTGGGCATGTTCCAGTCGGTCACGACCATGTCGAAGCTGTTGTTGCGCAACATGGTCAGTGCGTTCTCACCGTCGTCGGCCTCCTGGATCAGCCCGTTGCTGAAACCCAGTTCGACCAGCAGGTTGCGAACGATGCGCCGCATGGTGGAAAAGTCGTCCACCACGAGGATCTTCATATTCTTGTCCAAACGCTTTCTCCGCTGCGCGTTACTTGGCTAGATGGGTTTGCTGAAACGATGGCATGTCGCTGGGCGCCAACCCGTGGCCGTCGCGCTGCGTGAACCGGAAGCCCGCCTGCTGCTCCGGCGATCGCGCCCGTGTCACATGCCTTTCGTTCCCTTCCTTTGTTTCTTCGAGGCTTCCTGCTGACCCTCGCTCCAGCCGCTCATGCGCGCACGCAAGCGCACGATGGCCTGGCCGTGGATCTGGCACACGCGTGATTCGGTCACGCCGAGCACCGCACCGATCTCCTTGAGGTTCAGCTCTTCCTCGTAATACAGGGACATCACCAGCTGTTCGCGCTCGGGCAGGCTGCCAATGGCTTCCACCAACGCCCCGCGCATGTCGGCATGCTCGACGCTGTCGGCGGGGCTCAGGCTGTCGCCGTCGGCCACGTCGAACGCCGCGCCACCGTCCGCGTCGTCCGGCGCGGAGAGGCTGAGCAGGCGAGCGCTCGCGGCGTCGGCCAGCACCTGGTGATATTCCTCGGCACCCATGCCCAGACGCCGCATGACTTCGGCATCCTCGGCATCCGCGCCGGTTTCGATTTCAATCTGACGAACAACCTCCGCCATTTCGCGCACTTTTCGATGCACCGACCGTGGGGTCCAGTCGGTGCGCCGCAACTCATCGAGCATCGCACCACGGATGCGGATACCCGCAAACGTCTCGAAACTCGCGTTTTTGCCGGTGGTGAAATTGCGCGCGGCCTCCAGCAAACCGATCATGCCGGCCTGAATCAGGTCGCTGACGTCCACGCTGGGCGGCAGTCGGCCCATCAGGTGATAGGCGATCCTGCGTACCAGGGGCGCATGCTGGCGAACCAGTTCGTCGGCACTCTGCCGCTGCAGCTGCAGATATTCGGAAGCCACACTCATGTCACCACCCCGTCGCTACTGCGGCCTGCCTGCTGAAAAAGGCGATACGGTCCAGGCCCAGTCGCTCGGGTTCACCCCATGTATCGACCGCACCTGCCAATTGCTTGAATGCCAGCCCCGACCGGCTCGACGGCCACAGATCCACCACCGCGCTCTGGCGGCGGATGGCCTGCTTCAATCGTTCGTCGTGCGGCACATGGCCCATGAAATCCAGCGCCACGTCCAGGAAGCGGTCGCAAACCCTTGCGAGCTTCTGGTGCAGCTGCTTTGCCTCGCCCATGTTGCGCACCATGTTCGCCACCATGCGGAACCGGCGCACGCCGAAATCGCGGCTGAGCACCTTGAGCAAGGCGTAGGCATCGGTGAGCGAAGCAGGCTCGTCGCACACCACCACCACCACGTCGTCCGCCGCCGCGGCGAACATCGCCACGTTGTCGGAGAGGCCGGCGGCGGTATCCACCACCAGATAATCCGGCGGCGACACCAGGTCGTCGAAGGCGCGGATCACGGCCGCATGCTCACCCGAGCCCAGCTGGGCGAGGCGGCGCGTACCCGATCCGGCCGGCACCACTTTCAGCCCGTGCGGGGCCGGCATCAGCAGGTCTTCGATGGTGCAGCTGCCGTCGAGCAGGTGCCCGATGTGGCGCGTGGGCGAAAGGCCCAGCAGCACGTCGATGTTGGCCAGACTCATGTCGGCGTCCAGCAGGATCACCTTGTGCCCCTGCATGGCCAGCGCCATGCCGAGGTTCACCGACACGGTGGTCTTGCCCACGCCGCCCTTGCCGCCCGCCACCGCGATGGCGCGGCAGCGCTTCTGCGGCGCGCCACCACTCAGTCCGTAGGCCTGGTCACGTTCCGGCGCTTGCCGGGTGTGTCGTTCGGTCAGCGCACGCAGCATGCTTTCCAACCCCATCGCCTGATTCATTGCGAAAACACCGTTCATGCGTTCGCCACCGCTAGTCCGAATCGATCCGCCATCACCATGTCATCCGCCGGGCCGTTGCCCTTGAGCACCTGCGCGGCACGGCACACCAGCACACGCGCGTCGGCGGTGGCGATGTCCTCGGGCACACGCTGGCCGTCGGTGACGTAATCAAGCGCCAGCCGGTGACGAATCAGCACCGACAGCGCACCGCCGAGGCTGGGTGCCTCGTCGAGCTTGGTAAGAATGCAGGCGTGCGGCTGCACCGGCAGGTAGGCGCGCACGGCCTCGTCGAGCGAGGATGCGTGCGCGTTCGCCGCCAGCACCAGGCAGGCGCGCAAGTCGCCGCCGTTGCGCAGCACTTCCAGTTGTTCCGCCAGTCGCGGATCGCCACCGGCAAGGCCGGCGGTGTCCACCAGCACGGTGTGGCAACCGCGCAGCAGTTCCAGCACCTGGCGCAGGCTGTCGGCGTCGTAGGCCGGGTACACACGCACGCCGAGCAGGCGGCCGTAATGTTCCAGCTGCGCCGCGGCGCCGATGCGGTAGTGGTCGGTGCTGACCAGCGCCACCTGCGATGCGCCATGGCGCATCACGGCCCGCGCGGCGAGCTTGGCGATGGTGGTGGTCTTGCCCACGCCGGTGGAACCGACCAGGGCGGTCACCGTGCGGCGCTCCGCGTGATCGCGCGGGCTGATCGACAGGCTGCGGCTCAGTACGCCTAGCGGCAGATAGCGCGCCTGCTCGGCATTGATCTCCACCGGCAGCTCACCCACCAGCTGGCGGGCGACGTCCGGCTCGATGCCCAGGCGGGTCATTTCACGCAGGATGCGCGCGCGCATCGGCTGGCGGCGCTCCATGTCGTTCCAGATCAGGCTGGACAGCTGGGTTTCCAGCAGGTCGCGCAGGCTGCCCAGTTCGGCGCGGACGCGTGCGGTGTCCTGCATGGCGCGCTCGAGCATGGGATGGAGCGCGGCCGGTGCATCGGCGTCGGCCACCGGCGGGACCGGTTCGGCGGCGGCGGGTTTCGCCTCGGCAATCTTCGCGTTCGGTGCGGCGGGCAGCATCTCCACCACCTTCGTTGCCGGCACTTCCGCTGCGGGCTCCGAACGCGCCGGCGTTGCGGCACGCGATGACAGCGACACGGTGACGCCTTCGTCGTCGCGACGGTTCGCCGTCGGCAGCGGCGGCGGCAAGACGTCGGAACGTCGCGCGGCGGGCTTCATCTCCACCACGGCCGAAGGTGCCGGTGCACTGGCGCGCTCCACTTCCAGCGGTGCGCCGTGGCGGGCGGCTTCGCGC
The nucleotide sequence above comes from Dyella telluris. Encoded proteins:
- the flhF gene encoding flagellar biosynthesis protein FlhF; this translates as MKIKRFVAPDMRQAMRAVREDQGPDAVILSTRRMDDGIEIIAAVDFDEALVREAARHGAPLEVERASAPAPSAVVEMKPAARRSDVLPPPLPTANRRDDEGVTVSLSSRAATPARSEPAAEVPATKVVEMLPAAPNAKIAEAKPAAAEPVPPVADADAPAALHPMLERAMQDTARVRAELGSLRDLLETQLSSLIWNDMERRQPMRARILREMTRLGIEPDVARQLVGELPVEINAEQARYLPLGVLSRSLSISPRDHAERRTVTALVGSTGVGKTTTIAKLAARAVMRHGASQVALVSTDHYRIGAAAQLEHYGRLLGVRVYPAYDADSLRQVLELLRGCHTVLVDTAGLAGGDPRLAEQLEVLRNGGDLRACLVLAANAHASSLDEAVRAYLPVQPHACILTKLDEAPSLGGALSVLIRHRLALDYVTDGQRVPEDIATADARVLVCRAAQVLKGNGPADDMVMADRFGLAVANA
- a CDS encoding P-loop NTPase, yielding MNQAMGLESMLRALTERHTRQAPERDQAYGLSGGAPQKRCRAIAVAGGKGGVGKTTVSVNLGMALAMQGHKVILLDADMSLANIDVLLGLSPTRHIGHLLDGSCTIEDLLMPAPHGLKVVPAGSGTRRLAQLGSGEHAAVIRAFDDLVSPPDYLVVDTAAGLSDNVAMFAAAADDVVVVVCDEPASLTDAYALLKVLSRDFGVRRFRMVANMVRNMGEAKQLHQKLARVCDRFLDVALDFMGHVPHDERLKQAIRRQSAVVDLWPSSRSGLAFKQLAGAVDTWGEPERLGLDRIAFFSRQAAVATGW
- a CDS encoding protein phosphatase CheZ; amino-acid sequence: MNAQVSLMAGEAMPQELHDLLNSSDGVAFEQALDVLVRQREQRMFRALGLLARDLHDAVRRLGGDLAQEGVPGSVADARQHLEEVLEMSSQAAHGTLDFAERMRPQADALADSAARVIDGSADGDTVLTLAKQAQTFANEHREGMAEFVVAQSWQDLSGQRIKKVVNFIGSVENSLLELVSLTGALASGEAAAGPVKVTSQDEADRLLSEFGF
- the cheY gene encoding chemotaxis response regulator CheY, with amino-acid sequence MDKNMKILVVDDFSTMRRIVRNLLVELGFSNGLIQEADDGENALTMLRNNSFDMVVTDWNMPNMTGIDLLRAIRAEPTLKGMPVLMVTAENNRDQIIAAAQAGVNGYIVKPFTAVTLQEKLGKIFERLAASGASA
- a CDS encoding chemotaxis protein CheA, whose product is MDPTLDSELRNDFLVEAGELVQRLGEQLVGLESAPRDADLLNAVFRAFHTVKGGAGFLAIEPMVQLCHHAEDLLNVARNGQLLLDANRMDALLEALDLLNDMMAALAAGESMAMPPPALLQRLTPGAAAPKPAAAPKPVAPPVAPPPSDGTIDDSEFEALLDSLYGTGGSPGVPAAAPESGSISDDEFEALLDNLHGKGGMPGAVDASVAATPAGSISDDEFESLLDNLHGKGGVPGTQAPAPAPAPVAAPAPAPAAAAKAAAPAPENTVRVDTARLDALVHRAGELVLVRNRLLSLAAKQGDETLELAATELDRVADALQNAVLGMRMQPVGRLFQRFPRIVRDLSRQLGKDVELVQEGEGTDLDRSLVEALADPMVHLIRNALDHGLEMPEERERAGKPRKGKVTLGASQRGERIVITVSDDGRGMNPEVLRRKAVEKGLMDEAQASRLTENECYEIIFRPGFSTAATVSDISGRGVGMDVVKTRVVELGGTLSVRSQLGKGSTLELAVPLTLAIQRVLMVRVGGRLLALPLSNVEEVFELAAGQQQQLDGRSVAAHRGRALALADLGGWIGVEGPAGRHVVVLHIGHMRVGCLVHEVIGREDVMVKPLGPLFEGVPAVAGATVTGDGRLALVMDLAGLSGSDGQLLPSLRVNT
- a CDS encoding RNA polymerase sigma factor FliA produces the protein MSVASEYLQLQRQSADELVRQHAPLVRRIAYHLMGRLPPSVDVSDLIQAGMIGLLEAARNFTTGKNASFETFAGIRIRGAMLDELRRTDWTPRSVHRKVREMAEVVRQIEIETGADAEDAEVMRRLGMGAEEYHQVLADAASARLLSLSAPDDADGGAAFDVADGDSLSPADSVEHADMRGALVEAIGSLPEREQLVMSLYYEEELNLKEIGAVLGVTESRVCQIHGQAIVRLRARMSGWSEGQQEASKKQRKGTKGM